In one Chelmon rostratus isolate fCheRos1 chromosome 7, fCheRos1.pri, whole genome shotgun sequence genomic region, the following are encoded:
- the LOC121608696 gene encoding cullin-5-like isoform X2, translated as MATSNLLKNKGSLQFEDKWDLMRPIVLKLLRQEAVTKQQWFDLFSDVHAVCLWDDKGPAKIHQALKEDILDFIKQAQARVLSHQDDTALLKAYIVEWRKFFTQCDILPKPFCQLEITLMGKQGSNKKTNMEDSIVRKDSAMKLVHAERQGEAFDSQLVIGVRESYVNLCSNPEDKLQIYRDNFEKAYLDSTERFYRTQAPSYLQQNGVQNYMKYADAKLREEEKRALRYLETRRECNSVQALMECCVNALVTSFKETILAECPGMIKRNETDKLHLMFSLMDKVPSGIEPMLKDLEEHIISAGLADMVAAAETITTDSEKYVEQLLTLFNRFSKLVKEAFQDDPRFLTARDKAYKAVVNDATIFKLELPMKQKGVGMKTQPESKCPELLANYCDMLLRKTPLSKKLNSEEIELKLKEVLLVLKYVQNKDVFMRYHKAHLTRRLILDISADSEIEENMVEWLREVGMPADYVNKLARMFQDIKVSEDLNQVFKEMHKHNKLALPADSVNIKILNAGAWSRSSEKVFVSLPTELEDLIPEVEDFYKRNHSGRKLHWHHLMSNGIITFKNEVGQYDLEVTTFQLAVLFAWNQRPRERISFENLKLATELPDAELRRTLWSLVAFPKLKRQVLSYDPPVSSPKDFTDSTLFYVNQEFSLIKNSKVQKRGKINLIGRLQLTTERMREEENEGIVQLRILRTQEAIIQIMKMRKRISNAQLQTELVEILKNMFLPQKKMIKEQIEWLIEHKYIKRDEADINTFIYMA; from the exons ATGGCGACGTCTAATTTGTTAAAG AACAAGGGGTCCCTGCAGTTTGAGGACAAGTGGGATCTGATGCGGCCCATCGTTCTCAAGCTGCTCAGACAGGAGGCCGTCACCAAGCAACAGTGGTTCGACTTGTTCTC AGATGTCCATGCTGTGTGTCTATGGGATGATAAAGGACCAGCTAAAATCCATCAAGCCCTCAAAGAGGACATCCTAGACTTCATCAAACAAGCACAGGCT CGGGTGCTGAGCCACCAGGACGACACAGCTTTGCTAAAGGCCTACATTGTAGAGTGGCGAAAGTTCTTCACCCAGTGCGACATCCTGCCCAAACCCTTCTGTCAGTTGGAGATCACGCTGATGGGCAAACAGGGCagcaacaagaaaacaaacatggaggacagCATCGTACGtaag GACAGCGCCATGAAGCTGGTGCACGCTGAGAGGCAGGGGGAGGCCTTCGACTCCCAGCTTGTTATAGGCGTGCGAGAGTCGTACg TGAACCTGTGTTCAAACCCAGAGGACAAGCTGCAGATCTACAGGGATAACTTCGAGAAGGCATACCTGGACTCCACAGAGAGGTTTTACAGAACACAAGCACCGTCCTACCTGCAGCAGAACGGCGTCCAGAACTACATGAAATAT gcaGACGCAAagctgagagaagaggagaagagagcaCTTCGATATCTAGAGACACGTCGTGAATGTAACTCTGTTCAAGCA CTTATGGAGTGTTGTGTGAACGCTCTGGTGACCTCGTTCAAAGAAACCATCCTCGCTGAATGTCCAGGGATGATCAAACGCAACGAGACAGACA AGCTGCACCTGATGTTTTCGCTGATGGACAAGGTTCCCAGCGGGATCGAGCCCATGCTGAAGGACCTGGAAGAACATATCATCAGTGCTGGACTAGCAGACATGGTGGCTGCTGCCGAGACGATCACTACT gacTCTGAGAAGTatgtggagcagctgctgactTTGTTCAACCGCTTCAGTAAACTGGTGAAGGAGGCCTTCCAGGACGACCCACGCTTCCTCACTGCAAGAGATAAG GCGTACAAGGCTGTCGTCAACGACGCCACAATCTTCAAACTGGAGCTGCCTATGAAACAGAAAGG TGTGGGGATGAAGACTCAGCCCGAGTCAAAGTGTCCCGAGCTGCTGGCGAACTACTGTGACATGCTGCTGAGGAAGACTCCTCTCAGCAAGAAACTCAACTCAGAGGAGATCGAACTCAAACTCAAAGAAGTG CTCTTGGTGTTGAAGTACGTCCAGAATAAAGATGTGTTCATGCGTTACCACAAAGCTCACCTGACCAGGCGCCTGATTCTGGACATTTCAGCAGACAGTGAGATTGAAGAGAACATGGTGGAGTGGCTGAGA gaagtAGGAATGCCTGCCGATTATGTCAACAAGCTGGCCAGGATGTTTCAGGACATCAAGGTCTCAGAGGATCTCAATCAGGTCTTCAAagagatgcacaaacacaacaagctgGCTCTTCCag CGGACAGCGTGAACATCAAGATCCTGAACGCTGGAGCTTGGTCACGAAGCAGCGAGAAGGTTTTCGTGTCGCTGCCCACGGAGCTCGAGGACCTGATCCCTGAGGTGGAAGACTTCTACAAGAGGAATCACAGCGGTCGCAAACTCCACTGGCATCACCTCATGTCCAACGGCATT ATCACCTTTAAAAACGAGGTGGGTCAGTACGACCTGGAGGTGACGACGTTCCAGCTCGCCGTGCTGTTCGCCTGGAACCAGCGGCCCAGAGAGAGGATCAGCTTTGAGAACCTCAAACTGGCCACAGAGCTGCCTGACGCCGAGCTGCGCCGCACACTCTGG tctctgGTTGCCTTCCCCAAGCTGAAGAGACAGGTGTTGTCTTATGACCCCCCAGTTAGCTCGCCCAAAGACTTCACCGACAGCACGCTCTTCTACGTCAACCAGGAGTTCTCACTCAT CAAAAACTCCAAAGTCCAGAAGCGGGGAAAGATCAACCTGATTGGTCGACTGCAGCTCACCACAGAGCgaatgagagaagaggagaatgaAGGAATCGTTCAGCTCAGAATACTCAGAACTCAG GAGGCCATCATCCAAATcatgaagatgaggaagaggatcaGCAACGCCCAGCTGCAGACGGAGCTGGTGGAGATCCTGAAGAACATGTTTCTGCCTCAGAAGAAGATGATCAAGGAGCAGATCGAGTGGCTCATCGAACACAAGTACATAAAGAGGGACGAGGCAGACATCAACACCTTCATCTACATGGCATAG
- the LOC121608696 gene encoding cullin-5-like isoform X1, producing MATSNLLKNKGSLQFEDKWDLMRPIVLKLLRQEAVTKQQWFDLFSDVHAVCLWDDKGPAKIHQALKEDILDFIKQAQARVLSHQDDTALLKAYIVEWRKFFTQCDILPKPFCQLEITLMGKQGSNKKTNMEDSIVRKLMLDTWNESIFSNIKSRLQDSAMKLVHAERQGEAFDSQLVIGVRESYVNLCSNPEDKLQIYRDNFEKAYLDSTERFYRTQAPSYLQQNGVQNYMKYADAKLREEEKRALRYLETRRECNSVQALMECCVNALVTSFKETILAECPGMIKRNETDKLHLMFSLMDKVPSGIEPMLKDLEEHIISAGLADMVAAAETITTDSEKYVEQLLTLFNRFSKLVKEAFQDDPRFLTARDKAYKAVVNDATIFKLELPMKQKGVGMKTQPESKCPELLANYCDMLLRKTPLSKKLNSEEIELKLKEVLLVLKYVQNKDVFMRYHKAHLTRRLILDISADSEIEENMVEWLREVGMPADYVNKLARMFQDIKVSEDLNQVFKEMHKHNKLALPADSVNIKILNAGAWSRSSEKVFVSLPTELEDLIPEVEDFYKRNHSGRKLHWHHLMSNGIITFKNEVGQYDLEVTTFQLAVLFAWNQRPRERISFENLKLATELPDAELRRTLWSLVAFPKLKRQVLSYDPPVSSPKDFTDSTLFYVNQEFSLIKNSKVQKRGKINLIGRLQLTTERMREEENEGIVQLRILRTQEAIIQIMKMRKRISNAQLQTELVEILKNMFLPQKKMIKEQIEWLIEHKYIKRDEADINTFIYMA from the exons ATGGCGACGTCTAATTTGTTAAAG AACAAGGGGTCCCTGCAGTTTGAGGACAAGTGGGATCTGATGCGGCCCATCGTTCTCAAGCTGCTCAGACAGGAGGCCGTCACCAAGCAACAGTGGTTCGACTTGTTCTC AGATGTCCATGCTGTGTGTCTATGGGATGATAAAGGACCAGCTAAAATCCATCAAGCCCTCAAAGAGGACATCCTAGACTTCATCAAACAAGCACAGGCT CGGGTGCTGAGCCACCAGGACGACACAGCTTTGCTAAAGGCCTACATTGTAGAGTGGCGAAAGTTCTTCACCCAGTGCGACATCCTGCCCAAACCCTTCTGTCAGTTGGAGATCACGCTGATGGGCAAACAGGGCagcaacaagaaaacaaacatggaggacagCATCGTACGtaag CTGATGCTGGACACGTGGAACGAGTCAATCTTTTCTAACATTAAGAGTCGCCTGCAGGACAGCGCCATGAAGCTGGTGCACGCTGAGAGGCAGGGGGAGGCCTTCGACTCCCAGCTTGTTATAGGCGTGCGAGAGTCGTACg TGAACCTGTGTTCAAACCCAGAGGACAAGCTGCAGATCTACAGGGATAACTTCGAGAAGGCATACCTGGACTCCACAGAGAGGTTTTACAGAACACAAGCACCGTCCTACCTGCAGCAGAACGGCGTCCAGAACTACATGAAATAT gcaGACGCAAagctgagagaagaggagaagagagcaCTTCGATATCTAGAGACACGTCGTGAATGTAACTCTGTTCAAGCA CTTATGGAGTGTTGTGTGAACGCTCTGGTGACCTCGTTCAAAGAAACCATCCTCGCTGAATGTCCAGGGATGATCAAACGCAACGAGACAGACA AGCTGCACCTGATGTTTTCGCTGATGGACAAGGTTCCCAGCGGGATCGAGCCCATGCTGAAGGACCTGGAAGAACATATCATCAGTGCTGGACTAGCAGACATGGTGGCTGCTGCCGAGACGATCACTACT gacTCTGAGAAGTatgtggagcagctgctgactTTGTTCAACCGCTTCAGTAAACTGGTGAAGGAGGCCTTCCAGGACGACCCACGCTTCCTCACTGCAAGAGATAAG GCGTACAAGGCTGTCGTCAACGACGCCACAATCTTCAAACTGGAGCTGCCTATGAAACAGAAAGG TGTGGGGATGAAGACTCAGCCCGAGTCAAAGTGTCCCGAGCTGCTGGCGAACTACTGTGACATGCTGCTGAGGAAGACTCCTCTCAGCAAGAAACTCAACTCAGAGGAGATCGAACTCAAACTCAAAGAAGTG CTCTTGGTGTTGAAGTACGTCCAGAATAAAGATGTGTTCATGCGTTACCACAAAGCTCACCTGACCAGGCGCCTGATTCTGGACATTTCAGCAGACAGTGAGATTGAAGAGAACATGGTGGAGTGGCTGAGA gaagtAGGAATGCCTGCCGATTATGTCAACAAGCTGGCCAGGATGTTTCAGGACATCAAGGTCTCAGAGGATCTCAATCAGGTCTTCAAagagatgcacaaacacaacaagctgGCTCTTCCag CGGACAGCGTGAACATCAAGATCCTGAACGCTGGAGCTTGGTCACGAAGCAGCGAGAAGGTTTTCGTGTCGCTGCCCACGGAGCTCGAGGACCTGATCCCTGAGGTGGAAGACTTCTACAAGAGGAATCACAGCGGTCGCAAACTCCACTGGCATCACCTCATGTCCAACGGCATT ATCACCTTTAAAAACGAGGTGGGTCAGTACGACCTGGAGGTGACGACGTTCCAGCTCGCCGTGCTGTTCGCCTGGAACCAGCGGCCCAGAGAGAGGATCAGCTTTGAGAACCTCAAACTGGCCACAGAGCTGCCTGACGCCGAGCTGCGCCGCACACTCTGG tctctgGTTGCCTTCCCCAAGCTGAAGAGACAGGTGTTGTCTTATGACCCCCCAGTTAGCTCGCCCAAAGACTTCACCGACAGCACGCTCTTCTACGTCAACCAGGAGTTCTCACTCAT CAAAAACTCCAAAGTCCAGAAGCGGGGAAAGATCAACCTGATTGGTCGACTGCAGCTCACCACAGAGCgaatgagagaagaggagaatgaAGGAATCGTTCAGCTCAGAATACTCAGAACTCAG GAGGCCATCATCCAAATcatgaagatgaggaagaggatcaGCAACGCCCAGCTGCAGACGGAGCTGGTGGAGATCCTGAAGAACATGTTTCTGCCTCAGAAGAAGATGATCAAGGAGCAGATCGAGTGGCTCATCGAACACAAGTACATAAAGAGGGACGAGGCAGACATCAACACCTTCATCTACATGGCATAG
- the LOC121609640 gene encoding solute carrier family 35 member F2-like has translation MATEQSQDASRDSSHQTQSCGLSERIRKFRPKEVFTWQLARTLAMGQGLAGLICGTAISSQYLATSFHVNTPMLQSFLNYTLLCVTYTTMLTCRTGDGNILQILKRRWWKYLLLGLVDVEANYAVVKAYQYTTITSVQLLDCFVIPVLMLLSWWVLKAHYRPVHYVAVCICLLGVGAMVGADLLAGRDQGSTSNILLGDGLVLISATLYAVSNVGQEYTVKNLSRVEFLGMVSLFGTIFSTIQMVVLERNEIAAIQWSWQVVLLFSAYALCMYALYSCMPIVVKLSSATSVNLSLLTADLFSLFCGIFLFQYNFSGLYLVSLVVILIGFVTFNAVPTPTDRKEPDASSSSSICEEGYYDNSVASQDDITKQEVAVRISAEEEEDAVVVGRSTKM, from the exons ATGGCTACTGAACAATCCCAGGATGCATCCAGAGACTCCAGCCACCAAACCCAAAGCTGTGGACTCAGTGAGAGGATCAGGAAATTCAGACCCAAGGAAGTTTTCACCTG gcagTTGGCCAGGACGTTGGCCATGGGTCAGGGCCTGGCTGGGCTCATCTGTGGGACGGCCATCAGCTCCCAGTACCTGGCCACGAGCTTCCATGTGAACACGCCCATGCTGCAGAGCTTCTTAAACTacactctgctgtgtgtcaccTACACCACCATGCTGACCTGCAGAACAG GGGATGGCAATATTTTACAGATTCTGAAGAGGCGATGGTGGAAGTACCTTCTGCTGGGACTGGTGGATGTGGAGGCCAACTACGCTGTGGTTAAAGCATACCAGTACACCACCATCACCAGTGTGCAG CTGCTGGACTGCTTCGTGATCCCGGTCCTGATGTTACTGTCCTGGTGGGTTTTGAAGGCACACTACAGGCCGGTCCACTATGTTGCCGTCTGCATCTGTCTCCTTGGGGTGGGGGCCATGGTGGGGGCTGACCTGCTGGCTGGACGAGACCAAGGCTCCA ccTCAAACATCTTGCTGGGTGACGGCTTGGTGCTGATCAGTGCGACGCTGTACGCCGTGTCTAACGTGGGCCAGGAATACACAGTGAAGAACCTGAGCCGGGTGGAGTTCCTGGGCATGGTCAGCCTGTTCGGCACAATCTTCAGCACCATACagat GGTGGTCCTGGAACGGAATGAAATAGCTGCCATCCAGTGGAGCTGGCAAGTCG TGCTCCTGTTCTCTGCCTATGCGCTGTGTATGTACGCTCTGTACAGCTGTATGCCCATAGTGGTGAAGCTGAGCAGCGCCACCTCCGTCAACCTCTCCCTGCTCACCGCTGACCTCTTCAGCCTCTTCTGTGGGATCTTCCTCTTCCAGTAcaat TTCTCTGGACTCTACCTGGTCTCGCTCGTGGTCATCCTCATTGGCTTCGTCACCTTCAACGCTGTGCCGACACCCACTGACCGCAAAGAGCCCGacgcctcttcttcctcttccatcTGTGAGGAAGGTTACTATGACAATTCTGTGGCCTCTCAGGATGACATCACAAAGCAGGAAGTGGCTGTGAGGAtctcagctgaggaggag GaggatgctgttgttgttggacGCAGCACTAAAATGTGA
- the LOC121608861 gene encoding protein FAM222B-like: MLACLPASGDPTIRLLSRTQMNTGLQKWETTQKMRSPSYPTPAELDAYAKKVANNPLTIQIFPNSVKVPQRKHIRRTVNGLDTSSSSQRHSPYPSQVSSSRGLLAVLRAPAKGIIKESDGSRARQLQKAIMNPHSGPYATQSTLNLPQPAPHLQGPSQPAVQAAQKQGTVHPQALQQSMTHPMTLQQPHTMPHPQALQQRSMAHSQALQRQQSLSQVQTSQQQRLAHPQGIQRQPSLPHTQALQQQQSQSCPPVVPQQHLSHLQTLKHQPAPPQALLTQQGVTQDLRHMSDGAQLPSLQHTQGLVGSQPLPQAVGAGPPTIPNSLQQPPPGAFGPRKLPDADAPPNVTVSTSTIPLSMAASLHQNRPGDLSSIVHQINQLCQARAGMGTTSVCEGQIANPSPISRNLLINASSRVSSHHPALGSVPSCLMVGPPDKATAQTPSAALHSQPNIAATNSIPAFHTDPEKVHLQQQQQQQQQLQHHLHQQKQQQQQQQLQQQHLQQLQQQLQQQQQQQQQQQQQRSWAQHQLAHMQQPPEGAHPCKNPRMEPPTECAFPSRNLNYSHKLPNTAQSFPLKHPAEKQRPSSPVNCPVGPLPYINGHYMQPPWGSIPATAGNNGSGPQDLPVAFQGAQAAASTDRIPGAKYRPGKEGPTGQSKLMRNVDFLGGDFQMPSFQEQNMDVMEKMHRSAMGQVQEPNNSGAVHTHHPGYR; encoded by the exons ATGCTGGCCTGTCTGCCAGCATCAGGTGACCCTACCATCAGACTTCTCTCCCGCACGCAGATGAACACTGGACTTCAGAAAT GGGAAACTACACAGAAGATGAGATCTCCCAGCTACCCAACCCCAGCAGAGTTGGATGCCTATGCTAAGAAAGTTGCCAACAACCCTCTGACCATCCAGATCTTCCCCAACAGTGTCAAAGTACCTCAAAGGAAGCACATTCGCCGCACAGTCAACGGGCTTGACACATCCTCGTCCAGCCAGCGCCACAGTCCCTACCCCTCTCAGGTCAGCTCCAGTAGGGGCCTGCTGGCTGTCCTCCGTGCGCCTGCCAAAGGCATCATCAAAGAGTCAGACGGTAGTCGCGCCCGACAGCTTCAGAAGGCCATCATGAACCCTCACAGTGGGCCGTAtgccactcaaagcactttaaatCTTCCTCAACCTGCTCCTCACCTACAGGGCCCCTCTCAGCCTGCGGTCCAAGCAGCCCAGAAACAGGGTACAGTTCACCCACAGGCACTACAGCAGAGCATGACTCATCCAATGACTTTACAGCAGCCTCACACTATGCCTCACCCACAGGCTTTACAGCAAAGGAGCATGGCTCATTCACAAGCtctgcagcggcagcagagcTTGTCCCAAGTTCAGACTTCACAGCAGCAAAGATTGGCTCACCCACAAGGCATACAGAGGCAGCCGAGTCTGCCTCACACCCAGGCtctacagcaacagcagagccAGTCATGTCCGCCAGTCGTACCACAGCAGCATCTTTCTCATCTGCAGACACTAAAGCATCAGCCGGCTCCTCCGCAAGCTTTACTTACACAGCAAGGTGTGACTCAGGATCTGCGCCACATGTCTGATGGAGCTCAGCTTCCGAGCCTGCAGCACACCCAGGGGCTGGTTGGGTCACAGCCCCTTCCCCAGGCTGTGGGTGCAGGACCTCCTACCATACCTAATAGCCTCCAGCAGCCGCCACCGGGGGCATTTGGGCCCCGGAAGCTCCCTGATGCAGACGCCCCACCAAATGTAACGGTATCTACCTCCACCATCCCACTGTCCATGGCAGCCAGCCTGCATCAGAACCGGCCTGGTGACCTGAGCAGCATCGTGCACCAAATCAACCAGTTGTGCCAGGCACGGGCTGGCATGGGCACCACCTCAGTCTGTGAGGGCCAGATTGCAAACCCCAGCCCCATCAGCCGCAACCTGCTGATCAACGCCAGCTCAAGGGTGTCCTCTCACCACCCGGCTCTGGGCTCTGTGCCTAGCTGCCTCATGGTGGGACCCCCAGACAAAGCTACGGCTCAGACTCCCAGTGCTGCTCTCCATTCACAGCCCAATATAGCTGCTACTAACAGTATACCTGCCTTTCACACAGACCCAGAGAAGgtacacctgcagcagcagcagcaacaacagcagcagcttcagcaccaTTTAcatcagcagaaacaacaacaacagcagcaacagttacagcagcaacatttacaacaactacagcaacagctgcagcagcagcagcagcagcagcagcagcagcagcagcagcgctccTGGGCTCAGCATCAACTGGCCCACATGCAGCAGCCACCTGAGGGGGCCCATCCCTGCAAGAACCCGAGGATGGAGCCTCCAACCGAGTGCGCTTTCCCCTCTCGAAACCTCAACTATTCCCACAAGCTACCTAACACTGCACAGTCCTTTCCTCTAAAACACCCTGCAGAAAAGCAGCGACCTTCATCCCCTGTCAACTGCCCAGTAGGTCCTCTGCCTTACATTAACGGCCACTACATGCAGCCACCATGGGGCAGCATCCCAGCCACAGCAGGTAACAATGGATCCGGTCCTCAGGACCTCCCAGTGGCTTTCCAGGGTGCGCAGGCTGCTGCCTCCACGGACCGCATCCCAGGGGCCAAGTACCGGCCAGGTAAAGAGGGTCCTACTGGCCAGTCCAAGTTGATGCGGAATGTGGATTTCTTAGGAGGGGACTTCCAGATGCCCAGCTTTCAGGAGCAGAACATGGATGTGATGGAGAAGATGCACAGGTCAGCCATGGGTCAAGTTCAGGAGCCCAACAACAGTGGAGCTGTCCACACTCATCACCCAGGCTACCGCTAA
- the LOC121608860 gene encoding transient receptor potential cation channel subfamily V member 1-like produces MDNGQPADGAEPNKGQEEEKNSLDWLLGKDGPETIPVPMDTNVSITRQSQVSVDISGEAFSRERVFEAASQGDTSQLDGLLLYLQVNDLRLTSPEFTDETNGKTALLKALLNLKDGKNATIEVFIDIAEKTGDLDNLINASYKDPFYKGQTALHVAIERRSFDHVTLLVQKGADVQAKANGKFFQRSAGRGFYFGELPLSLAACTNQPNIVSFLMENPYRRADLTDRDSQGNTVLHTLVVVADDTTENTDMIERMYDEILIQHNKLERKAVRLEAIENNQGLTPLKLAAKLGKIGLFRHMLLREFTGEEMRPLSRKYTEWVYGPVHSSLYDLSSIDTNEDNSVLEIVVFGSEIPNRPEMLQVEPLRSLLEDKWDRFASKLFLMNFLVYLTYLIIFTTVAFYRKEGQPPFPVEDVPLDYLRCSGELVSVLGAAWFFYKEITIFKRNRPNFKSLYIDGFSDILFFLQAALLLVATVLYGCGLREYVGLLVLSLALAWINVLYYSRGSKRLGVYSVMMQRMILGDLLHFLFVYGVFLFGFSAAIVALIDDSPAAHKEPANGTHALDRRSFGHEPVHCKKPSYNDFQFTALELFKFTIGMGDLEFTDHVQYKEIFYLLLILYIVLTYILLLNMLIALMGNTVERISEKSENIWNLQRAFTIVDMEKTLPRCLTSKLYSGVSNMVCLSSEQDASRRFIRVEEMNWRQWRSDLGFIQEEDPGNNMTKAQPDDKTQGHLWDLNPLLKRIRTRRHLPQQPSPPQVQHNIKSKI; encoded by the exons ATGGACAATGGACAGCCAGCGGACGGAGCGGAGCCAAACAAAGGccaagaagaggagaagaataGTCTGGATTGGCTCCTTGGAAAAGACGGGCCAGAGACCATTCCTGTACCCATGGATACCAACGTCTCAATAACAAG GCAGAGTCAAGTCAGTGTTGACATTTCCGGTGAGGCCTTCAGCAGGGAGCGAGTCTTTGAAGCAGCATCCCAGGGAGACACAAGTCAGCTCGATGGGCTGCTTCTCTACCTGCAAGTCAATGATCTGAGACTCACGAGCCCAGAGTTCACAG atgaaacaaatgGGAAAACTGCCCTCCTGAAAGCTTTGCTCAACCTAAAAGATGGCAAAAATGCCACCATTGAAGTCTTCATTGACATTGCTGAAAAGACTGGAGATTTGGACAATCTGATCAACGCGTCCTACAAAGATCCTTTCTACAAAG gtCAGACAGCGCTGCACGTCGCCATCGAGAGACGCAGCTTTGACCACGTGACACTGCTGGTCCAGAAAGGAGCCGACGTGCAGGCCAAAGCCAACGGGAAGTTCTTCCAGCGGAGTGCAGGCcggggcttttattttg GAGAGCTTCCTTTATCGCTGGCGGCCTGCACCAACCAGCCCAACATCGTGTCCTTCCTAATGGAAAACCCGTACAGAAGAGCTGACCTGACCGACAGAGACTCGCAAGGAAACACCGTCCTGCACACTTTGGTGGTCGTAGCAGACGACACGAcggaaaacacagacatgatcGAGAGGATGTACGACGAGATCCTGATTCAGCACAACAagctggagagaaaagcagTCCGGCTGGAGGCGATTGAAAACAATCAGGGCTTGACTCCTCTGAAGTTAGCCGCCAAGCTGGGAAAGATCGGG CTGTTCAGGCACATGCTGCTGCGGGAGTTCACGGGCGAGGAGATGAGGCCGCTGTCCAGGAAGTACACAGAATGGGTCTACGGACCCGTTCACTCCTCACTTTATGACTTGAGCTCCATCGACACCAACGAAGACAACTCCGTGCTGGAGATAGTCGTCTTTGGCAGCGAAATTCCG AACCGTCCGGAGATGCTGCAGGTCGAGCCTCTGCGCAGTCTTCTGGAGGATAAGTGGGACAGGTTTGCTTCCAAGCTGTTCCTGATGAATTTCCTGGTTTACCTGACCTacctcatcatcttcaccaCCGTGGCCTTCTACAGAAAGGAAGGACAG CCACCGTTTCCCGTCGAGGACGTCCCGCTGGACTACCTGCGGTGCTCTGGTGAGCTTGTCAGTGTCCTCGGAGCTGCGTGGTTCTTCTACAAAGAG ATAACCATTTTCAAGAGGAACCGTCCAAACTTTAAGTCTCTGTACATCGATGGCTTCAGTGACATCCTGTT CTTCCTGCAGGCGGCGCTCCTCCTCGTCGCCACGGTTTTGTACGGCTGTGGACTGAGGGAATACGTCGGCCTCCTCGTGCTCTCGCTGGCTCTCGCCTGGATCAATGTGCTTTACTACTCGAGAGGCTCCAAACGACTGGGGGTGTACAGCGTCATGATGCAGAGA ATGATCCTGGGTGACCTCTTACACTTCTTATTTGTCTATGGAGTTTTCCTTTTTGGGTTTTCTGCTG CCATCGTTGCTCTCATAGACGACTCCCCTGCAGCTCATAAGGAGCCGGCCAACGGCACACATGCTCTGGACAGAAGGAGCTTCGGTCACGAGCCAGTTCACTGCAAGAAGCCGAGTTACAACGACTTCCAGTTCACAGCGCTGGAGCTGTTTAAGTTCACTATTGGAATGGGAGATCTGGAGTTCACTGATCATGTTCAGTACAAGGAAATTTTCTACCTCCTGCTCATCCTGTACATCGTCCTCACCTACATCCTGCTGCTCAACATGCTCATAGCGCTGATGGGCAACACAGTCGAAAGAATCTCAGAGAAAAGCGAAAACATATGGAACCTGCAG AGGGCCTTTACAATCGTGGACATGGAGAAGACTCTGCCGCGGTGCCTGACCAGTAAGCTGTACTCCGGAGTGTCAAACATGGTGTGTCTGAGCAGCGAGCAGGACGCGAGCCGTAGATTTATCAG GGTGGAGGAAATGAACTGGAGGCAGTGGAGGTCCGATCTGGGTTTCATCCAGGAGGAAGACCCCGGAAACAACATGACGAAAGCACAACCTGACGACAAGACTCAGG GGCATCTGTGGGACCTGAATCCACTCCTGAAGAGGATTCGTACCAGACGTCACCTACCACAGCAGCCCTCCCCTCCCCAGGTTCAACACAACATAAAATCCAAAATTTAA